The region NNNNNNNNNNNNNNNNNNNNNNNNNNNNNNNNNNNNNNNNNNNNNNNNNNNNNNNNNNNNNNNNNNNNNNNNNNNNNNNNNNNNNNNNNNNNNNNNNNNNNNNNNNNNNNNNNNNNNNNNNNNNNNNNNNNNNNNNNNNNNNNNNNNNNNNNNNNNNNNNNNNNNNNNNNNNNNNNNNNNNNNNNNNNNNNNNNNNNNNNNNNNNNNNNNNNNNNNNNNNNNNNNNNNNNNNNNNNNNNNNNNNNNNNNNNNNNNNNNNNNNNNNNNNNNNNNNNNNNNNNNNNNNNNNNNNNNNNNNNNNNNNNNNNNNNNNNNNNNNNNNNNNNNNNNNNNNNNNNNNNNNNNNNNNNNNNNNNNNNNNNNNNNNNNNNNNNNNNNNNNNNNNNNNNNNNNNNNNNNNNNNNNNNNNNNNNNNNNNNNNNNNNNNNNNNNNNNNNNNNNNNNNNNNNNNNNNNNNNNNNNNNNNNNNNNNNNNNNNNNNNNNNNNNNNNNNNNNNNNNNNNNNNNNNNNNNNNNNNNNNNNNNNNNNNNNNNNNNNNNNNNNNNNNNNNNNNNNNNNNNNNNNNNNNNNNNNNNNNNNNNNNNNNNNNNNNNNNNNNNNNNNNNNNNNNNNNNNNNNNNNNNNNNNNNNNNNNNNNNNNNNNNNNNNNNNNNNNNNNNNNNNNNNNNNNNNNNNNNNNNNNNNNNNNNNNNNNNNNNNNNNNNNNNNNNNNNNNNNNNNNNNNNNNNNNNNNNNNNNNNNNNNNNNNNNNNNNNNNNNNNNNNNNNNNNNNNNNNNNNNNNNNNNNNNNNNNNNNNNNNNNNNNNNNNNNNNNNNNNNNNNNNNNNNNNNNNNNNNNNNNNNNNNNNNNNNNNNNNNNNNNNNNNNNNNNNNNNNNNNNNNNNNNNNNNNNNNNNNNNNNNNNNNNNNNNNNNNNNNNNNNNNNNNNNNNNNNNNNNNNNNNNNNNNNNNNNNNNNNNNNNNNtataaattcttctttgttcattttattgtgaatagttcatgttgatatatatattctaaactgtctatttgtgattctaattttgatatttcatctttttgtgtatttattgaattttcactaactccgataatgtagtctttctattcttatttttaattctttatgtttttcagaaataatttgttttaattctttgtatttctgcactttattcatttaaacccttatttataatatcttggtggatatctaaatctaattttatcataattaggtaggctaatctttgtggattttcttttgttttatttagacttatatattctgaataattactaattaaagattctttaatttttctaaaagcttttctatttttaaatggtcttctcataattaattcaataaacatagataaattctaacatatctaacatagatatactttttaaataattggATTCTAATATTATTTGTAAGGGGTGCGGATATAGGCGGATCACTAACTTATAGGGGGATCAATTTCTTCTATTAACCTTTACGGACTTCATGATCTTGCTTAAGTGAAAATGAATCAAAGGCATACCACCTTCACAAAGGCTATTACGAAACTGATATATTCtgttctaaaatatttaaaacgcTTTGGTCATCTTCCAATTACGCCGAGTCACTTCAAAAATTGTTTACTTACGGAACTTGAATATGTGGCAGAAATTGATCACGTAAGCGAAAAATAATGCTCAAACTAGTTTAATATAAAACTCTTCTCGTCTCAACTTTTTATGTGATAGCACTATAATTTATTACTTCATTCTTATCATATTACTAGATATGTTTGCTTTGCTTAACTCTTAAACAGAAATTAATAACGAGTGGAAATtcactaatatgaatttatttatctTCATTCGATGAATTTCAATTAATATGagtataatataaaaaaataattaataatctctTAAATTCTTAAACAtatcaattattttgagatattctTTTAGCAAAAATGCCAAGAAATTTGATGGAAGGAGTAACTAAAAAGGGTATGTTTTGGTAGATTTGACATATtaactttcaatttttatttctcttttaatgAGAAAAAATTATACTCACAAATATTTTGATCACAAGATGACGTACCCAATCACATGAAATCACACTTGGAACGTGAGCATCTTACTTCTAAATAATAGAAGATAATTAAAACTCTAGCTGGCATGTACGTCCCAGTAATATGATGCCACAGCAGTGAAGCCTCCACCGACAGGGAAGGCGAAGCTCTGTGACTTGTTCTTGGTTTTGCTAGTGATCGTTCTCGATTCTTTGTAAAGCTGCACCCACATTTTGTTATATTAATATATGTTTGATCTAATACCCATTAAGAGGTTACCAAGGTCGACTTTGGTGAAGTCTGAACTTTTCCCACGCTTCtcatatgaaaatatgaaagcaGAGTATGGATTTATAAGCACTTAAATAAGGCATATTACTGAGCTTTTGAGGCAAAACATGAGTGGATGCTTGAAACATACTAAATTGGAGGAAATAGGAACTGAcaacatgggataaaataaatgcaatataaaaacaaaatgaGGATATTGATCAGAATATTgatcaaaatagttaaaaaacaATAGAGGTCTTGTTAACCAGGACATCCCCCAGTTCTGATGTATAGCGCTTGCGGTGTAGCAGAAAAGTGAAGTACGAGAGTGACTGAGCTAATTAGTGTGTCATAATGGAGAAGACGTAGGGATGGCCTCAGGGCTGGGCGAGAGTGGATTGAAAGGTTCTAAAAAGAATTTTATGTGAGTGCATGTGAGTTCCCTCTCTTCACACTTCGGAACCCACATTAACTAgtttatattttatgaaattatattgagataattaaattaaatttaaaaaaataataatgaaattgcTATGAATTTGACTTTCTAATACTAAATTAAGACTACGATGCAGGAAAAAGAgaagaattttataaatttatctttaGTAGCAAACTGAGTTAAGAAAGAAAAGTATTATGAGGGTTGGGGCATGACGTGTTGGAGTATTCCCGGGTTTAAATGGATTTGTCCCACAATAACCCAATTCAATGACTGAGAGcttcaattttatagattatagaaGAGTTGATTCAAGTTCCCATAGTCAGTCAAACTAGACGACGCAGTAACCACAATGATGTGCAGTGACTAGTGAACTGATGTGGCATGAGCATATTATTTGGGCTTTAGACGTAGATGGGTTAGGTATTCAATTGTTGTTAGGCCTTGCCCATACTAACTTTGGCTCCACAACAATCTAATATATTCACTAGGGAAATTGCTTTATCTAATGATTGATGCAAAACAAATGAGGTTTTGAACAAATAAGGCTAACCAACATAGTTCTGGTTCTGTGCCAACATACCTTCTGCAGTTAATATTGGTTGACTGCACCAGACTTTGTATTAAGATTAGACATGTGGATGATTTCATTACTTAAGAAACTCATGCGTGGGGTGACATAGCCGGCAATGGTTGCTACTTGAGAAATGCTTTTCAAGGCATGGATCACACCAAGAATGATGCTCTAATACGAATAGAGATGAACCAAAACCGAGCAAAGAGCTCCCCATCAAATGGATAACTGTCTTCTTCCCAGCTccatattcatataaataaaaggTCATGGAAAGAGCTAACAGTAAACGGGAACAACACAAACATTCTATTAAAGCTCACAAATATAATTAACATAAGATTATCTGTCACTTTAGATGGAACACAAGAAGGAAACTGCAGTAAGTCAGAACGAGGCAAAAGATGATAAGTTGGCATAAACATAAGACATGAGAATTGGTGGTAATTGGCTTGAGCTTTGGGGTGCTCCCTTTCAAGGTCTCAAGTTCGATACCCATTGGGTGCAAACAATTTCTGAGGGCCATCGGACTGGGTGAAACCTTGAATTACCCGTGGTGCATTTGCGGGAAACTCCTTGCCGAGGGCCTGTGCACCCCCGGGATTAGTCGGGACTCGAAGAGTCTCGGACACCCGGtgcaagtcaaaaaaaaaaaaaaaaaagaaagacatgaGAACAATCATCAAAATAACACTAACAGCAGATGTGATATATGTTTTACCACTTATGGTGAGGGAAGCAAAACTCTCTACGTTGAATGTTATACATGAGGTAAAATATATTTACGGGAACTCTATATTGCTAGCCCACTTGAGCCAAATAATAACCACATAACTAAGAAAGGATAACAAGAAAGAAAAGGGGTTTGAACGGTATACAGTTACATCCTTCACACAAAAATCCATGATTTTCTGATCTCTAAATGTCCACAACTTTATGTTTAATATGGCATATAGGCTAATGCTCTATGGGAAGTCTATTTTACCACCAGCATTTTAGGGCAAATAGTCAAGACATCTTGATTTCATCAGTTCATCATAATCTGTATACAAACCCacattattattgtttatgttgAAAGGTAAATTTTACGTTTGGCTTCCAGAGCAGTTTGACAGTAGAATGTTTTTCGCCAACAAGGAAGCTGAAGGTGAAGAACCTAAAGCAACAAAGTGTAAGCCCTATGCATCCTTGCGttaaagtaaatgagataaaatgAGCCTTGACATAAAAATATTGACCTGTTCTATATGTTCTAGTTACTGGCATGACTTcgccttgttgcttgactttcttGACTAAGCTTCGTTGCTTGACATTCTCTTGGTCCTCAAGGCCAAGTACAACAACCTCATTCTTAGTTTCATAAAAACTACATATCTAATGTCAATGTAATACCTAAGAATATGTTTCAGAAGACTTGATCAACATTTCTGTCATAATTTCACGATAACTAAGTGTACGCACTAGCTAACCACTCGACTGTTCAATCAGAAGAAACAGTAACAGTGTCGCTTATGAAATTGAAGAAGGTGATATCAAGTCCGTTGAAGGGACTAATGGATCTCATACAAGTTATGAGCAAATCCTTTCCCTTTGGGTTTATCAACATCTAAAATGTTTTTAACATCCCAAAACATTTAGCGTCTAGGCACAAGCAAAGGAGATATGATCACCTAAGGTTTTCTAACTAAGCAAAAGCTCCAGATTCAGAAAAAGTGCAGCTATTAAGATAATTATCTCTTCCATCCTAGTTTTAGCATATTATTGCTTTTGTTCAAGTGTAGAATTTTAATATTACTATATGAGAAATGGAAAAGGCATTAGTAAGAGACACAAATTAGCATTTTACATAAAGAAGGAGTGCATGCTAAATGCCAATACTTTTAGGTAAACTACATAGCCCTATGTAACTAGCTCAGGCTCTCAGATGGGATGAAAGGGACTCATTGAATAGTCTCAAAGAATAACATCAAAGCTTGATGTCAAACTTTTGCATTCCTCCGTATGCTTTCTGTTTTTGAGATAAGACAAAACGAGACCCttaattaaaatcatgataaaacatgtatcTCTCTAATGATTACTAGGATCATGAATTTCTTCCTTAAGCATCAACATAATTATATGATGGAGTAACATGTTACCTcatccaaaaaacaaaaaaacacaaaagGAATGACTATGTAACATGTTACTTACAAATGGGGATTGAACTACCTACATACTAAAAAATGATATTACTTGTTAATACTCAGCACCACTTTGGCACTCAATGGCTTGGAATCGAGGTTCATGAGCTGGAATGAAAACTATAGAAGACCAGAGTTACAATCTGGGTAGAGGCAATAAAATTAGGTATTTCTTCTCATTTCCTAACTCATAGTGGACAGACTTACTTAGTACCAATTCTACTTAAGATATTCTATGAAATCGTGGAGGTGTACGCAAGTTAGTCAGGACATTATGGTTACTAATAAACAAATACCTCTATCTTGAGTTTGTTATGGCATttagatacaacaacaacatacccaatgtagtcccacaaagtggggtttggggtgAGTCTACCGCTACCTCAAAGATGGAGAGGCCTGTTATAGcagatagatagaaaaaaagtTCAGTTGACCATAGAAATTAAAATATTCCAAATTCCATCGCAAGAATTTACATATCCACATTTAGAAACAGTAAAATGATACACATAAACCAGGTTCTAATGGTGAAGACATGAATAAAAGCGACAAAAGCAAAAGAGCATACACATTTACTTTCCGAACAAAATAGCTATTCATTGTCAAGCTAAACCAAAAACTAATCAAGTGTACAAAGAGTAATCGTACCACCAAAATAAGTAAATTCAGGAGGTTCATAGCACTTGCCTATCAGCAGCTTCAGCAACAATAGGCAATCTAGGCAACTGACCCAACAAACACGAAGACGAACCATAaactaaacaaacaaaaataaacaaaaacacaGTGCTATCGAAGCTCATCATCAAATCCAAACCAAATCCATCTCTTGGATTGAAACTCCTCTCCAACAAATCAGGAAAAATGAGCAGCACATCAAGAACAATAGCTTGCATAGTGTTGAACCTCACATATCTACTGAAATTAGGATTTCTAACTACAATAAAGTAAAGAGTAAAGAAAACCAACAGCCCATTAAGTGGAAAGCTCTTGAAAACCCTTATTGCTGGGACTAAAGGTTGAATAAGGATTTGGAATGGAGCATACTGTGTGATGACATATTTGCCATACTGAATACCATCAAAGAAAGGGTAGAAGTAAGTGATAGCGGAGATTAATCGGTCTGGTCCATCTACAGAGTCGTCGTTCTTGGATTGAGCTCGAATTGTTGGCGGCCTTTTTGGGTCTCCTCTGAGTTTTCCTGCGGGTTTAAGTAGGACAAATGGGGAGTATTTGAGGTGGGAAGTGAAAGGGAGGGGTGTAATGGTGGTGGATAAAAGATTGGTGCTGGCCATCTTCTTGAGGATGGCCAAAGATATTTGTTTTGGGGGGAGAAGGAAGGAAAAGGGAAATAAGGAATGGAGGGTACTATTTAGAGAGTGATTCCTTGAATAGTCAATTGAAAATCTTGATTGAATTACGGGTCGGGCAACATTGATGTCATTTACATGTCCAAAGCAGATTTCACCACCAGTTTTATATCCCATCTTTTGGTGAAATGACATAAAAATATCTTCAAATTTGCCATAAAATTATCAATTATGTCTACATAGGTATTTTTtggcatttttattttattcttaaataactGGTGTTtcagataataaaaaaatattaatgatatttcttataattttatCCTTCTTAAAATACAGAGAGTTTACCtgatcaaaaaattattaaagagttacatctttttcaagttatttattaagagtaaattagtaaaaacattctttgacTTCTAGAAATAAGTAGTTTCCTAAAGCGTGTGTACCAGCTAAAACAACCACTTATTTAGGAGTGGAC is a window of Capsicum annuum cultivar UCD-10X-F1 unplaced genomic scaffold, UCD10Xv1.1 ctg3318, whole genome shotgun sequence DNA encoding:
- the LOC107863751 gene encoding protein TIC 20-v, chloroplastic produces the protein MASTNLLSTTITPLPFTSHLKYSPFVLLKPAGKLRGDPKRPPTIRAQSKNDDSVDGPDRLISAITYFYPFFDGIQYGKYVITQYAPFQILIQPLVPAIRVFKSFPLNGLLVFFTLYFIVVRNPNFSRYVRFNTMQAIVLDVLLIFPDLLERSFNPRDGFGLDLMMSFDSTVFLFIFVCLVYGSSSCLLGQLPRLPIVAEAADRQVL